The genomic DNA GCTGCCGATGGCCTCGGGCCTGGGCGAAACCGGCGACCAGTCGGCCCCGCTGGGCCGCGCCGTTATCGGCGGGCTGTTTTTCTCGGCCATCGCGGCGCTGCTCATCCTACCCCTGGTTTTTTCGCTGGTCATGGGCAAGTCGTCGGTTGACTCGGTATCGCTGAACCCGGACGACACCGATAGCTTGGTATATGACGCGCCGGAAATGACGCTGAAAAAGGTGGCGTAGGCGGGGCTTGGTACTTATTGAAAATTAATTGAAATTAAAAAGAACGTCATGCTCATCTGGTGTCCGCTTGCCGAAGCATCTCTACCGCGTAACTAACCTCTAACGTTAAGATTACTAACGCGGTAGAGATGCTTCGGCAAGCGGACACCAGATGAGCATGACGTTCAATAAAAAGACTTTCCCCATGATATCCCGCCGCCTCCCTCTCCTAGCCCTCGCCGCCAGCCTCGCCGCCTGCTCCCAAAATAAACCCGATGCGGCCGCCGCCACCGCCACCGCCCCGGCCGAGCCTACCTACGCCACCATCCAGGTGGCGCGGCACACCAGCCGCCAGGAGTTGAAGCTGCCCGGCGAGCTGCTGCCGCACTTTGAGGTGGCGCTGTATGCCAAGGTGAACGGTTTCGTGAAAAGCATTTCGGCCGATGTAGGCGACCGCGTGCATAAGGGCCAGGTGCTGGCCCGCATGGAAGCCCCCGAAATGGCCGCCGACCTCAACCGCGCCCAGGCCGATATTCAGGCCGCCCGCGGGAAGCTTAAAATCAGCCAGATAACCTACAAGCGCCTGCACCAGACCGCCCGCACCGCCGGCGCGGTGGCCCCGCAGGAGCTGGACCTGGCCCGTGCCAACGTGCAGGCCGACAGCATTGCCCTGCTGGGCAAGTACCAGCTGGCCGCCGGCTCGCGCCAGATGAACAGCTACCTGACCCTGACCGCGCCCTTCGACGGCATCGTGACCGAGCGCTTGCTGAGCCCCGGCGCGCTCGTCGGCCCCGCCGAAAAGGATGCCCAGCCCATTATCAAGCTCAAGGAAGTGGACTTGCTGCGTTTGCAGGTGGTGGTGCCCGAAGCCTACGCCGGCCAGCTGCACGAAAACGCGCCCATTACGTTCACGGTCAACGCGTTTCCGGGTGAGGAATTTGCGGGCAAAGTCAACCGCGTGTCGCA from Hymenobacter psoromatis includes the following:
- a CDS encoding efflux transporter periplasmic adaptor subunit codes for the protein MSMTFNKKTFPMISRRLPLLALAASLAACSQNKPDAAAATATAPAEPTYATIQVARHTSRQELKLPGELLPHFEVALYAKVNGFVKSISADVGDRVHKGQVLARMEAPEMAADLNRAQADIQAARGKLKISQITYKRLHQTARTAGAVAPQELDLARANVQADSIALLGKYQLAAGSRQMNSYLTLTAPFDGIVTERLLSPGALVGPAEKDAQPIIKLKEVDLLRLQVVVPEAYAGQLHENAPITFTVNAFPGEEFAGKVNRVSHNVERAVRGEMVEMEVKNPGLKLAPGMFASVELPVHRDAKSLFVPKTALVVSMENSYVVAVRNGKTHRVPVQAGPEEGSAIEVTGDDLQPTDQVIAKASDDIADDIAVHTTATKADDNVAVK